The genomic segment GACATGCACTTCGATACCCTCATCGGTCGGGCGGATCGTGGTTTGAAGAGCCGACTCGCTACGTGGCTCCGTCGGCCAAGTCTTTGGATCGGATTGCGGCAAGTGCTCGACATGATATGTCAGTTTGGTGCCGTGGTACAAACCGTAGGTGGTCGTCCCGAAGATTTCGGCGTTCAATTCGATCGGGGCTTGGCTGCGGATGCCGACGAGTGAGTCCGAATCGACCGGTGAGGTTGCAACCGGCTTTTCGATGTTTTGTGACGACAGTTCAATCGACTGGATATTTTCGGGCATCGGGTAGGTTTGGTCATCGATCGACGTTCCGAACCACATCGTTGCATGCCCGTCATCATCCGTCGTCAAAAACGGGAAATGGGCATCGCAAGGCGCGCAGCAAAACGTTGCCGCTATTATTAGCAGGAGTGTGAAGCAGTCTTTTCGCATCTTTCGTTTCTCATTGTTTGAGGTTAAGAAGTTAGTGAAGTGGTTTCGTAGTCGCTTGGTCAATTCGATTCCTCCCGGTTGTAAGACCCGCTTGCCCATTCTTGCCAATAGCCAATAACCAAGCCTCTTCGATGCATCGAGTATTTCGCCAGGTAATAAGTTGGGTGATTCCATAGGAGTCAATTTGCTCTGTTAAAATGTTCGATCAATGAATTGCGGACTTGTCAGTGGTTGTGGCTTCCAGCGGCAGTACTGGGGCTAGGATCCCCCGACATATATTCTCTGCATGTCTCATGCCACGTTAGAATGACCGTCGACGTCCAAGAAAGCCGAACGTTGTCAATGACAAAATGCCCAGTGCTAGGCCGCACGCAAGCGGTAATGCATCCGTGCGGTTGATTGGTTGTCGGTCGGTTGGTGTTTCTTCGATGCGTTCTTCCATCGTCATGCCTTCGACCTCCGGCATTGGCTCGGCTGACTGAAGGACACTGGCTAACGACGCTTGGTAGTTGGTTTCGAGTTCTGCCGGCGCTTCACTGCCAGGTGCGATCAAGGCCGCGTTGATGAAGTCTTGTAGTTTCCCGTTGCCGCAAGTCTCATACGAACATCCTGCTCCAAACTCGCTGACCAATTCCGCGTGAACCGTGGCCAAGTTTTGCAGAATATCCTCAGGCGGCTGCCAGTATCCTTTGCGTGCCGTTTCTAGCATGATCGCGGTCATGTTTTGCAAAGCATACGGGTTCTTCTGTTCAAAATACTCTCGCATCCCGAGATCGTGCTTGTCTTCGATATAGACCTTGTAGGTCTCATCCCACATGTCTTCGCTGATCGATGCGGGCTGCATCACGTTCCACCCGTGCAAGTTTCGCACCGATTCGGTCAAGCTGGCGGCCGCCGATCCGCCTTCGCGTTGCATACCGGTGATGAATTTTGGATTCCACATCGTCGTTCTCGCTTCTTCGCGAATCGCTTCGACCGCGGTTGTGCTTTTGGCCCGGCCCCGGCGTCGCAAATCGTTGAACACCGCCGTCGGATCGTGACCCGTTTTGTTTCGAACGGCCATCGACATACCGCCCATGAACTCATAAACATGATCCAAACTGAGAGGCCCCCACGAATTAGAGGATCGGGGATGCACGACCAACTCTGTGCCTTTCATTTGTGATGCGAAAACCCCAGGTTTGTATGTTCCCCAAGTCGCTCCGTCGCGATAGATTCCGCCCATGTTTTGGATATAGCGATCGGCAATCTCTTTTTCGTCTTCCCATGTGTCGCCTTTCTCGACCAGCCCCATGATGTCGGTCCCATAACTTCGATTCTCGGCCGCACCAAAAATGCGAGCCGTCGCGTACAGACGAGCCTCCTTGGGCGACATGCCTTGTTCTTTTAATGCCGCTTCCGCTTCGTTTGATCCATCGCGAACATAGTTGGCGATCGACTCGTCCGGCAAACGGCTGACCCTGTTGACCGCTTTGTCGATCAGCGAAATACGACTGGCGGCGATATCACGAAACTGGCCCGACGTTTGTACCAGGACATCGATTCGCGGTCGCCCCAATTCTTCGGCGGGAATGATTTCGACGTCGAACACCCCGGATCGCGAATTTCGCATCGGGCGAACGCCCATCAAGTACAAGATCTGTGCCAGCGTGGTCCCCTTGCCTCGAATGAACTCGCCACCCCAGAGCGAGAACGCAACGCGGCGTGGCAGATGCCCCGTGCGAGCTTGATGCGAAGCGAGCAGTTCATCGGCCAGCCGGCAACCGACGGTCCAAGCTTCGTCGCTCGGGGCCATGTCGGCGTTGATGGCATACAAGTTCCGACCGGTTGGGACCGAGGCGGGATTGCCGATCGGGTCGCCGCCCGAAGAGGGTTCGATGTAGCCGCCACGAAGTGCGACGATGAATTGGTCGAGTTCCGCCGCCGGCGATTGTCGCAGCCCCTCCGCATCGTGGCGGATTGAATCGATCAGTTCTAAGAGTTGAATTTGAATCTTTGTATCGCTACCAGAAGCAATTCGCTGGGGTGCAATGTCGTTCCAAAACGAATCTTGCAAAATTGTATCGGTATCAAGTTCAGGTAGGTTTTCCGAAGCGTGCTTTGGTTTTTCAGCTTCAGACAACAGGGACGTTTCCGGTTTGCCGCCGTCCGCACGGGGGCGGCTATGTCCTGCTGGTGGCCCATACCCATGACTAGATGACGCCTGGGATGTGGCGGCTTTTTGCTCGATCGATTCACGAAGCTCCTTCAATCGCTGCGTACCAAACAGGGATTCCTCGTTTAGGGTATTTCGCAGCACTCCGCTGACCAATTGGGTTGTCAACTCACTACGGAATTCGATCACGTCAGGATAAGCGTGCAAGCCCAGTGCCTCCAGCATCACGTCAACTGCATCAGGTGCAATCATCTGCATCACAGTTGTTTCGACTTGTTCTTCCTCGTAAGGGCGTCCGATCACATGCAAACCATCGCCGATACTTTGGTCTTTCAATACGTGCAAATAGTTGTGAACTCGGTCGAGTTGTTCGTCAGAGAGAAGTTGGTCCGCATCGGATGCCTCATCAAAGCCAAGGTCGGATGCTAGGTTCAGTTTTGCGACCATGTTGCCGATCGAGCGACGTGTTTCCTCTTTCAACCCCGGTTCCACAGCCGCTTCCCAATCGTGAATCTTGTCGTGCAACATCGACAGATCGCCATACAGTTCGCTAGTGGCAAACGGCGTCGTCAAGTGCGACACGATCACGGCATTGGAGCGACGTTTGGCAATCACCGCTTCACCGATATTGTTAATCACATATGGATAGATATGTGGTACATCTCCGATCAGAATGTCGGGCCAACAATCGCGGCTTAGGGCTACCGATTTGCCATAGGTAAACTCGAGGGAGCCGTGCGTGCCGTAGTGAACGATCGCATCGGCATCGAAGCCGTAGCGTGCCCACAGGTATGCCCCCAGATAGAAATGGGGTGCGGCTTGGTCGGTTCCGTGGATCGACGCCACTTCGTCTTCATCCTTTCCGCCACCGCCGACAGTGGGCTGCGGCATGATGACGACGTTGCCTAGCTGTATACGACTGACGACCAAGTAGGACTGACCGTCTTGCTGTGTAACCATTTGTTTGCCGGGGATATTGCCCCAAAGATCGATCGTTTCTTGCTGCCGTTTTGGCGACAATGCTTGTGAGAACCACTCGGCGTACCGCTGGGCCGGGACGAACTCGGGCTGGCTTTCGGTCAAGAAGTTCTCGTAGGAACCGATCGCCCATTGACCGAGCGTCTTACCGCGTGTCTGGATCAACTGCTCTAGTTCCGCAGGCGAATCGGGAAGCTGGCCGCCGAAATCGTAGCCTTCGCGCTGCATCCGCTTGAGCGTGTTGTAGAGCGATGGGACGACTTCCAAATCGCCAGCGGAGAGGGCCGCTAAACCGGGTGCCTTGTAGTAGACGATCACGACTCGCTTGTCGGCATTTGCTTTTTTGCGTAGTTTGATCCAATTCAGTGCCAACGATACTCGCTTTTGCACTCGGTCATCGATCGGCGTCCGCACACGAATCTCTCGTTCGTTCGGATCGACGGATGAAATCACGAGCGGCTCGATCACACCATCGACTTCGGGTGTCGTGATCGATTGGCCCATGAACCCAGCACTCATGCCGCGAGGGTCGTCCATCCAAGTGGCTGAGTCGTCCATCAACGATAGGGCACTGACGCAGGGACAATCGAGCCGTTTGAATAGCCTAGGGAAAACGTTGCCGGACGCCATTCGCCCATGCGGGAACGTGATGACCAAGTCGGGCTGGGTCGCTTCGATCCGCTCGATCAACTCCTCATGTCCGAATAGTGGGTAAACGCGAACGCCAGAGTTTTCAAAGGAGCTGATCAGGCGGTCGATGTGGTCGCGGTTGAGCGTATCGGATGGGTCTAGGAACGGACCGGCCAGTGTGATGCGTGCTGCATCACTTGCGAACGGGCGACGTTGGTCTAAAAAGGTATCGTACTCCTCCAGTGATTCGTAGACGACATCGCCTAAATGAAAAAGGCCTTTTTGCGGTTTTTCGATGACCGGCTTGATCTCCACTTCGCGACCGCCGAACTCGCGTGCGACGTAGTGAAACATGTTGACGAGGTTCTCTTTGCCACCATGGCGTAGATACTCGTCGACGATTGATTTTTGTGTTTCGTCAAGCGACGTTTGTTCCCGTGATCGATCGTTGGTTGGCAGGATGACAAAAATTTCTGTACCCGATTGCCGTGCCGATTCAAACGCAGCAACTTGTTGATCGGTCAGATTTAAGCCCATTGCCCGGATGACCACAAGGTTGTAATGATCCAGAGGAATAGTGTCGAGTTGGTCGCGGTCGTAGCGATGGAGTGTGTAGGAGGTTTCATCGATGGCGTCGTGCCACGCCGCGTAGCCTGTATCGTCAAAATGGATGACGGCAACACGAAAAGCCCGAAGGTAGCGATGGTACGCCCAAAGCCCTGTGGTAAGGCAAAGCGAAAACAGGACGGCGGCAACGATGGATCGACGATACATGATGATTTGGTTGGAAGGGTGTTACGAATTGCGTGGCTGGGGCTGGGACCCATAGTGTTTTGCGTTGGATGCTGGGGCTAGAAGCCCCAGCCACGTTGGTCATTCCGCAGGCAACTCCGCCGGCGAATCACTGGGGACATAAACAACACGTCCATCGGGCAATCGGTATGCTTTGCCCAACAACTCGCCTTGACCGGACCCGACTTCGTTGTTCGCCTCGTAGTGCTTGATCTCTTGCCCCTCCTTGACAATGATCTGCATGTCTGATTTCCCAGGGTTGGTGATCACCGTGTAGTCCTTGCTACTGAGTAACGCAGGCATTTGTAGGTACGAAACCAACGCAACCATCAAGGCCACCGCAAACACCATCGCGACGTCGAACAAGTTGGCCATCGACGCTAAGGGGTCGATGGGTTCGGCATCATTCGCCGCAGCCATCTCATAACCAATATGCCGAGCAGGCCGCCGTACCTTACTGTTCCGAACGTGTGTCCCCAGCGGATGTGCACTAGACATGAGCGACCTCGCGATGATTCCGTTGTTGGTCTAATTCGTCGACCATCGTGTCGTCATCTGATGAGTCGTGATGCAAATCGATTTGGGCCAACCGATTCGCGGCGTAGGTAACCAGTACCGAATCGACTTGGCGCCATCCGCTGTGCACGCTTGCCAAAAAGCTAGCCAGTGTACCAATCAGCAACCCGACCACCGTGGTGGCGAAGGCGATCACCAAGTTACGGCTCATCGTCTGCAAATCGCCGGCCGCCAACCCCACCAATGCGGGGCCGAGCGGGATCAACGTGCCCATCAACCCTAGAGCGGGGCCAGTGCGAGCGAGTGTGCGAAGCGGATCGATTTGAGCGGACCAATGAATCTGACAATCTTGGACCACTTTTTCTGCTAGCACATCGTTGTCCGCGACTGACATTAGTTTGCTGACTGCCGCCGACACGCCGCTTTCGTCCCAAGTCGCCGAATCGGACAACACTTGGCGATCGGGCAGCTCCGACGCATCAAGCCGCATTGCGATTTCTCGCCGCAGCGAATCGAACCGCATCCGTTTTCGATATCGCCGCAGCGTCGCACCACTGCAGAGCAAAGTGCGGACGAGACACCACAGTAGCGCCAACATGACCGGGATCATTAAAGAGGTGGCAAGCAAATAAAAGATGTTCGTCAAGAGATTCATAGTGTGTCCTGTAATGTAAAAAGTGATTTGATTCTCGCGAGTGGCACAGGCTTCTAGCCTGTGATCTCCTCATCAAAAGTGGCACAGGCTTCTAGCCTGTGGTCTCCCCCCTCAACAGTGGCACAGGCTTCTAGCCTGTGATCTCCTCATCAAAAGCGGCATAGGCTTCTAGCCTGTGGTCTCCCCCCTCAACAGTGGCGCAGGCTTCTAGCCTGTGATCTACCCTTCAACAGGTTTCTCGTCGTGCCTCAAGGTCTCGTTTTAGGGTAGTGGACGAGGCAACGAGTCCTTTTGGACCGCTGTGCAATAAGGGACTCGTAACCTCGTCCACTACGACCACCCTAAATTTTGATCTGGTTGAAGCACTAGGCTGTGGTCTCCCCATCAACAGGCTGGAAGCCTGTTCCACTGAAGCGATGCCCCGCGACAATCGCGACGGCGACTGCAGGCATGGCGATAGCCAGTAGTCGAAGCGAGGTCCAATCGATGCCGACAATCGTCTCGGGCAACGGATCTTGCACCAGTGGCACAAACATGCTGATCAGCAAAACCGCTGAGCCTGCAAGTAGATGCACTGGAGATTGCAAGCGATTTGGAATTACCATCAGTATTGCCGACAACCCCAACAAACCGCTGGCGAAGGCAATGCCGACCATCCGCCCGACGGGTTCAGGCCGCGATTCCGTTGTCCCGGATAAAATGCCTTGCTCGATGAGCAACATCGTGACCAACAACAACGGCCCCGGCAGCGAACTGACGATACCGAGCAGTATTGAACGACGCTCACGACTCTTGGTTTTCCAAGCGTCGTTGTGGGCACCGATCGGATCGCCCATTTGCTGGGAAGCCACCATCGCAATGACCACGCACATCATTTGAATGATGCACATCAGTGTCAGTGTTTCAAAGTTGGTCAGCCTTTCCTTCAGGTCGATTATCGAATACGAGTCGGCGAGCGGATTGAGCAGGAATCCGGCTAATGCCAACAAGCCTGCCGCAACCGGGATCATGTACCATTGTCGCGATCGGACGAGCCCGATCGCGGAAAACAGTAACGCCGGAATGGCGAGGAGAATCGAAAGGGTTTGCATCCGTTCTCTCCTTAGCGAGCACGTGAATGAAGCTGGAAATCGTGGTGGTTTTCGTTCCCCGCCACGAGCTGGACGGTCAATTTCGTGTTCGCTCCGTAGGCGTCGGGAATCGCCACCACGGCCGCAGGCGTATTGCTTTGGTAGTGCGGCCGAGGACAGTTCGGACCTGAATTTAGCGAGGCTTCGACCATTTGCCGATCGAGCGGCTTGGGGCGAAACTCTACTTTTGCCTTGCCGATCGCTGGACCATTGGCTGGATCGATCGAGTAACGTCCGTTTTCAATGAACGCAAATGAGGTCACGGGACGATCCGTTTCACCGGCAGTGTCGAGACAATGAAAGACGATCGCGCCCGCCTCGAGCGGCTTGCCATCGATCCAAACTTCACCCGCAACGCCCACCCGTTCGAACGACTCGTCCGGTTCTGATCCACTACATCCTGACAAGCAAACGCTCGGGCCAGCGAGTATCAGCACGATGCACCACGAGCATAATGGTTGTGTACATTTCATCGTTACAAACCCTCCGTCACACGATGGTCCGCGATGGACCCGGAATCTCGCCAGAGTTCTAAATCGACCGACTCGGTGACAAAGCGAACACTGCCATCCCCCAACGTCACGTTCACTCCACCGCTATGATGACTTCGTGATGAAAACCATCCATAGGCAAGTTGAGTTACGTCGGCATAATCGGGATTCGGTGGTGTGTAGGTGCTAAAGGTTGTCGAATAAGCCTTGCCCGATATCCATGCATAGCCTCGATACCCGTACCACCCCCAAACGGGACCATTGGTGAGCGATTCCACATCAGGATTGGTCGCGGTGCCATGCCCTACCCATGCCACCGCATCATGTTCTTGGGCGGGTTTTGTCGTTGCGACGGTACCGTTTCCGAGCAATGTTTCGGCGAACACGACCGTATTGCTCGTGCCATCGAGGATGTCGCGAAACCGTCCTTCGGAACCGTAGTAAAATAGCCCATCGGTTTTGGAGCGTAGATCCCAGGCATCGTCACGTCCCGAGCCGGTGCAAGCCATGAAATTGCAGCCACGGTAGGCTTGGCCCGCTGCACCGTCGCAGTCAAACTCGGTGAATAAATCGTTTTGCGGATCACTCGGGCATCGGAACATCGGCACCAAAGTGCGAGCCGCTTCCTCGTTGTTCGGATGAATGGAAATTGGCCCGTGAGAACCGGTGTAGATCGGACTGCTGAAGTCGATCAAGTCTTGCAGGTTTTCCTGTTCGGCATAGGGCAGAATTTGTGCCTGGACCGAGAAAGCCGAATTCGATTCGAACCCAATTCCAGGAAAACGCTGGAAGGTCGAATGATAGTTATGCAGTGCCAGACCACATTGTTTCATATTGTTGCTGCAGCTCATCCGCCGGGCCGCTTCGCGAGCCGCTTGGACCGCTGGTAGCAGCAGTCCGACGAGCACACCGATGATCGCGATGACCACCAACAGTTCAACGAGAGTAAAACCCAATCTTGGGCGGCACGCAAAGCGCGCATTTCTAGCCAGTCGGTGCATGAGGGAATCTCCTGTTACAGATGCACACGTGAAGAAGGATCAATTCCCAATGGCGAATCATGCGATTGGGAGACAGATCGAGCGTGGCTGGCTAGAGAGCCCTGCGGCATGGCCGGCAAGGTTCGTTGGCTTGCTGCGTCGTCGAGACTAAATCGCTAATGCGAATCAGTCTCATTAAGTATTGCAAGAACTTTCGTTTAACGCAATGACGTATGTGAAAAAAAACAATGATTTCGTAAACCGTTTAAACAGGTAGAGTTATGGCAGTGGGTTTACGATCCATCATGCAGTCTGCTATGGCAGAGTACCAAAGGAAGCTCCACCGTTATGTTCCAGCTCAGCATCATCGTATTTCAAGTAACAGGTCCTGAAAGGCTTCTCGATGGTCCTATCGTTGCACTTGGTCGTCGAGCAATTTGCGACAATCCGCCATGGCGTCGCTCCATCGGTTGGCTTTGGCTCGTTCAATGATCGCCATCAATGCCAAGAATGACTCGTCCTTTTCGGTGGCATCAGCGCGAGACTGATTGAGCAGTTCTTCGACGCGCAATAGATCGGTTTCGTTGCGTCCATTGCAAACGCGGTACAAAGCGATCGTGATTTCATAGTCGTCTCTTTCGAGCATAACGGTCGGACGGTTCAACCAGCACGCGACGGCGAGGCCGATGCCAGCCAATGCCACCGCAGCGAAGATCGATGGTTTGAGATTTGATTCTGAATCGGTTGCTTTTCTCATGTTCAAAACTTCTCCCAATCGATGACTTCGTGTTCATCCATACTGGACAATTCCGCCCAAAGAAGTAGATCGACGAAGTTCGAAACAAACCGCACCGAACCGTCGCCCATGCAAATGTAGCCTCCGCCGGGATGTTCCGAGAACATTTGGCCGACGTGGTAGGTCGGAAAGTTGACCGGATGAATGATCGGCGAGCCGGTAATGTCGAGTTCGCCGCCCGACGGTCCAGCATGTACCAGTGTTAAAGTGGCTGCGGCATCGGGACCATTTTCAGGGCTGGAAAACCGTGGATGCGTCGATGCACCTGGGACAACACCGACCCAAGTCTTCTCGCTCAATGCTGAACTGTGTTCACCAAAGAAGATTGTATTGCTCGTTCCATCGAGCAGATCACGAAAGCGTGTTTTTGAATTGCGATAAAACGGGCCGTCCGCAATTCGCGACGCATCGCCATCGACCGGCACTATCTTGGTTTCCGACGTATAAATGTTAGTAAAGACTTCGCCGGTTGCAGCCGAACCGCATTCGCCCCAGCAACTTTCTTGACCGTGGCTGGCGACGTAGTGACTGCGGCCCAACCATACTTCTTTGCCGCCAAACCGCAGCGGATTACCAGCTTCGTCGAGGACTGCGAACGCGTCATCTCCTCCAGTGGTACTGGGGCATAAGAACATCGGAATCCTCGCGGAGATCGCTTGCGAGTTAACAGGTGCCCAGATCGGCTGATCGTAGTGCAGACTATCGGAAACGGCCGTGGCTTCGGCGAACGGCAGCAACCCTGCTGCCCATCCCCAACCGGGAGCGGCATCCCAAGTGACGGGGTCGATCATTGCCTGGGGCGGGGCGACGCCGTTGTTGGTCGCGAAGGATACGTAGCCCGACGGGAAACGATTGTAGGCCGAATGGTAATTGTGCGCGGCCAAACCAATCTGGCGAAGATTATTGCTGCACGACATCCGCCGAGCCGCCTCGCGAGCCGCCTGAACCGCAGGCAGCAGTAGCCCCACCAGCACCCCGATGATCGCGATCACCACCAGCAGTTCGACTAAGGTGAAACCGGACGGCTTTCCATTTGGATGCGAGTGGGACGATGGGCTTGGAGTGT from the Novipirellula aureliae genome contains:
- a CDS encoding cobaltochelatase subunit CobN encodes the protein MYRRSIVAAVLFSLCLTTGLWAYHRYLRAFRVAVIHFDDTGYAAWHDAIDETSYTLHRYDRDQLDTIPLDHYNLVVIRAMGLNLTDQQVAAFESARQSGTEIFVILPTNDRSREQTSLDETQKSIVDEYLRHGGKENLVNMFHYVAREFGGREVEIKPVIEKPQKGLFHLGDVVYESLEEYDTFLDQRRPFASDAARITLAGPFLDPSDTLNRDHIDRLISSFENSGVRVYPLFGHEELIERIEATQPDLVITFPHGRMASGNVFPRLFKRLDCPCVSALSLMDDSATWMDDPRGMSAGFMGQSITTPEVDGVIEPLVISSVDPNEREIRVRTPIDDRVQKRVSLALNWIKLRKKANADKRVVIVYYKAPGLAALSAGDLEVVPSLYNTLKRMQREGYDFGGQLPDSPAELEQLIQTRGKTLGQWAIGSYENFLTESQPEFVPAQRYAEWFSQALSPKRQQETIDLWGNIPGKQMVTQQDGQSYLVVSRIQLGNVVIMPQPTVGGGGKDEDEVASIHGTDQAAPHFYLGAYLWARYGFDADAIVHYGTHGSLEFTYGKSVALSRDCWPDILIGDVPHIYPYVINNIGEAVIAKRRSNAVIVSHLTTPFATSELYGDLSMLHDKIHDWEAAVEPGLKEETRRSIGNMVAKLNLASDLGFDEASDADQLLSDEQLDRVHNYLHVLKDQSIGDGLHVIGRPYEEEQVETTVMQMIAPDAVDVMLEALGLHAYPDVIEFRSELTTQLVSGVLRNTLNEESLFGTQRLKELRESIEQKAATSQASSSHGYGPPAGHSRPRADGGKPETSLLSEAEKPKHASENLPELDTDTILQDSFWNDIAPQRIASGSDTKIQIQLLELIDSIRHDAEGLRQSPAAELDQFIVALRGGYIEPSSGGDPIGNPASVPTGRNLYAINADMAPSDEAWTVGCRLADELLASHQARTGHLPRRVAFSLWGGEFIRGKGTTLAQILYLMGVRPMRNSRSGVFDVEIIPAEELGRPRIDVLVQTSGQFRDIAASRISLIDKAVNRVSRLPDESIANYVRDGSNEAEAALKEQGMSPKEARLYATARIFGAAENRSYGTDIMGLVEKGDTWEDEKEIADRYIQNMGGIYRDGATWGTYKPGVFASQMKGTELVVHPRSSNSWGPLSLDHVYEFMGGMSMAVRNKTGHDPTAVFNDLRRRGRAKSTTAVEAIREEARTTMWNPKFITGMQREGGSAAASLTESVRNLHGWNVMQPASISEDMWDETYKVYIEDKHDLGMREYFEQKNPYALQNMTAIMLETARKGYWQPPEDILQNLATVHAELVSEFGAGCSYETCGNGKLQDFINAALIAPGSEAPAELETNYQASLASVLQSAEPMPEVEGMTMEERIEETPTDRQPINRTDALPLACGLALGILSLTTFGFLGRRRSF
- a CDS encoding DUF2149 domain-containing protein, whose product is MSSAHPLGTHVRNSKVRRPARHIGYEMAAANDAEPIDPLASMANLFDVAMVFAVALMVALVSYLQMPALLSSKDYTVITNPGKSDMQIIVKEGQEIKHYEANNEVGSGQGELLGKAYRLPDGRVVYVPSDSPAELPAE
- a CDS encoding MotA/TolQ/ExbB proton channel family protein, which gives rise to MNLLTNIFYLLATSLMIPVMLALLWCLVRTLLCSGATLRRYRKRMRFDSLRREIAMRLDASELPDRQVLSDSATWDESGVSAAVSKLMSVADNDVLAEKVVQDCQIHWSAQIDPLRTLARTGPALGLMGTLIPLGPALVGLAAGDLQTMSRNLVIAFATTVVGLLIGTLASFLASVHSGWRQVDSVLVTYAANRLAQIDLHHDSSDDDTMVDELDQQRNHREVAHV
- a CDS encoding DUF1559 domain-containing protein; this encodes MHRLARNARFACRPRLGFTLVELLVVIAIIGVLVGLLLPAVQAAREAARRMSCSNNMKQCGLALHNYHSTFQRFPGIGFESNSAFSVQAQILPYAEQENLQDLIDFSSPIYTGSHGPISIHPNNEEAARTLVPMFRCPSDPQNDLFTEFDCDGAAGQAYRGCNFMACTGSGRDDAWDLRSKTDGLFYYGSEGRFRDILDGTSNTVVFAETLLGNGTVATTKPAQEHDAVAWVGHGTATNPDVESLTNGPVWGWYGYRGYAWISGKAYSTTFSTYTPPNPDYADVTQLAYGWFSSRSHHSGGVNVTLGDGSVRFVTESVDLELWRDSGSIADHRVTEGL
- a CDS encoding DUF1559 domain-containing protein, producing MFCPSIIRTHQNTPSPSSHSHPNGKPSGFTLVELLVVIAIIGVLVGLLLPAVQAAREAARRMSCSNNLRQIGLAAHNYHSAYNRFPSGYVSFATNNGVAPPQAMIDPVTWDAAPGWGWAAGLLPFAEATAVSDSLHYDQPIWAPVNSQAISARIPMFLCPSTTGGDDAFAVLDEAGNPLRFGGKEVWLGRSHYVASHGQESCWGECGSAATGEVFTNIYTSETKIVPVDGDASRIADGPFYRNSKTRFRDLLDGTSNTIFFGEHSSALSEKTWVGVVPGASTHPRFSSPENGPDAAATLTLVHAGPSGGELDITGSPIIHPVNFPTYHVGQMFSEHPGGGYICMGDGSVRFVSNFVDLLLWAELSSMDEHEVIDWEKF